Proteins encoded together in one Triticum dicoccoides isolate Atlit2015 ecotype Zavitan chromosome 7B, WEW_v2.0, whole genome shotgun sequence window:
- the LOC119341359 gene encoding uncharacterized protein LOC119341359, which translates to MARAFVRSISFPLSPSRSPKARAPSSSYHGPSVSLPCRSHPILAHLHTHIRSVRAWAQQGTAALAASVATGLAHVDALHAALGDLLDLPEAQAALSGAGGSVDRLLDSFLRLADAHGCFQEAVVALKQDVAEALTAVRRRDGARLASAVRSQRRAGKELARLAAAASECAVRPSRLSILGGGHGSSADVEVTGLLMESAAATASASAALFGAVAAMLGSVAAESCSCKGTAALVCLVTKNKKRAPMPRSAEEEMVTAAVAERLEELEEFIDELEAGSEKVFRSLVQTRVALLNIHTLHIF; encoded by the coding sequence ATGGCGCGCGCCTTCGTGCGCTCCATCTCCTTCCCTCTCAGCCCCTCGAGGTCTCCCAAGGCGCGCGCTCCCTCCTCGTCGTACCACGGGCCGTCCGTGAGCTTGCCGTGCCGCTCGCACCCGATCTTGGCGCACCTCCACACCCACATCCGCTCCGTGCGCGCCTGGGCACAGCAGGGCACGGCGGCGTTGGCCGCCTCCGTGGCCACGGGGCTGGCGCACGTAGACGCGCTCCACGCCGCGCTTGGCGACCTGCTCGACCTGCCCGAGGCGCAGGCCGCGCTCTCCGGCGCCGGCGGCAGCGTCGACCGCCTCCTGGACTCCTTTCTCCGCCTCGCCGACGCGCACGGCTGCTTCCAGGAGGCCGTAGTCGCGCTCAAGCAAGACGTGGCcgaggcgctgaccgccgtgcgccgccGCGACGGGGCGCGCCTGGCTTCGGCAGTGCGGTCGCAGCGCAGGGCCGGGAAGGAGCTCGCGCGCCTCGCCGCCGCGGCCAGCGAGTGCGCCGTGCGGCCCTCGCGCCTGAGCATCCTCGGCGGCGGTCATGGCAGCTCGGCAGATGTGGAGGTGACGGGGTTGTTGATGGAGTCGGCCGCGGCCACGGCGTCTGCGTCAGCCGCACTGTTCGGGGCCGTGGCGGCCATGTTGGGGTCCGTGGCGGCGGAGTCATGCTCGTGCAAAGGCACCGCGGCGTTGGTGTGCCTGGTGACGAAGAACAAGAAAAGGGCGCCGATGCCGAGGTCGGCGGAAGAGGAGATGgtaacggcggcggtggcggagaggCTGGAGGAGCTAGAGGAGTTCATCGATGAGCTCGAAGCCGGGAGTGAGAAGGTGTTCCGGAGCCTGGTGCAGACCAGAGTCGCACTCCTCAACATCCACACACTGCACATCTTCTAG